The following are from one region of the Biomphalaria glabrata chromosome 4, xgBioGlab47.1, whole genome shotgun sequence genome:
- the LOC106067061 gene encoding serine/threonine-protein kinase PAK 3-like, translating into MELKGTFGGLSSRLGCTHPVYVGDPLNIKLENHVGFDRGRGVFVGLSEHWMQLLKASAFSQKEIEDDPEAVLSSLRIHDKLQRETDKFMLRASTVVEEDEVDNVEEEAVEEADGGHLADDRDEPDFNYRSRPRFHQRRTMTDADINAELKKRSNPEDPRGIYDIQKQLGKGASGTVHMAVNKRTRQVVAIKMMDLNHQPKKELIVAEIDILKQNRHENIVNFVDCYFLGHELWVVMEYLDGGSMTDLVTFIVMTEDQMAAVCRECLRAIEFLHSQKIIHRDIKSDNVLLGTNGMVKLTDFGFCARLTAEASQRTTQLGTLCWMAPEVVKSIPYGNKIDIWSFGIMVIEMIDGAPPYMNENQYRIYYQIANKGKPDIKNAHKLSPELKDFTDKCLQVEVDKRASAVQLLGHPFLRKAMSLKFLGEALTEARKQKEKIMRH; encoded by the exons ATGGAGTTGAAAGGTACATTTGGTGGTCTCAGCTCAAGGCTTGGATGTACACACCCAGTTTATGTTGGTGACCCTTTGAACATCAAACTCGAAAATCATGTTGGTTTTGATAGAGGTCGAGGTGTTTTTGTTGGACTGTCTGAGCACTGGATGCAGCTACTCAAAGCTTCTGCTTTTtc acagaaagaaatagaagatGACCCGGAAGCTGTATTGAGCTCTTTGAGGATCCATGACAAGCTCCAGAGAGAAACTGACAAGTTTATGTTGAGGGCGTCTACAGTTGTAGAAGAAGATGAGGTGGACAATGTTGAGGAAGAGGCCGTTGAAGAGGCAGATGGTGGAcattta GCAGATGACAGAGATGAACCTGATTTCAATTATAGATCTCGCCCCAGATTCCATCAGAGGAGAACAATGACAGATGCAGATATCAATGCAGAGTTAA AGAAAAGATCCAACCCTGAAGATCCCCGTGGCATTTACGACATTCAGAAACAATTAGGCAAAGG AGCTTCTGGAACGGTTCACATGGCTGTGAACAAACGGACACGTCAGGTGGTGGCTATCAAAATGATGGACCTGAATCACCAGCCCAAGAAAGAGTTGATTGTTGCAGAGATTGATATCCTCAAACAGAACCGTCACGAAAACATTGTGAACTTTGTGGACTGTTATTTCCTTGGACATGAACTTTGGGTGGTCATGGAG TATTTGGACGGTGGTTCAATGACAGATCTAGTGACATTCATAGTGATGACAGAAGACCAGATGGCAGCCGTCTGTCGAGAATGTCTCAGGGCCATCGAGTTTCTCCACAGTCAGAAAATCATCCACCGTGACATCAAGAGTGACAACGTACTGTTGGGCACCAATGGTATGGTCAAGCTGACCGACTTTGGGTTCTGTGCCAGACTCACAGCAGAAGCAAGTCAAAGAACAACACAGTTAGGCACACTGTGCTGGATGGCGCCTGAAGTTGTTAAAAG TATACCTTACGGCAACAAAATTGATATTTGGAGTTTCGGCATAATGGTCATTGAAATGATCGATGGTGCTCCTCCGTATATGAATGAAAACCAATATAGAATTTATTATCAAATTGCAAACAAG GGCAAACCAGACATTAAAAATGCGCACAAACTTTCGCCAGAGTTGAAGGACTTCACAGATAAATGCCTCCAAGTGGAGGTGGACAAGAGAGCCAGTGCTGTCCAGCTTTTGGGTCACCCTTTCTTAAGAAAGGCAATGTCTTTGAAATTTTTAGGCGAGGCTTTAACAGAAGCTcggaaacaaaaagaaaaaataatgcgTCATTGA